The Musa acuminata AAA Group cultivar baxijiao chromosome BXJ2-2, Cavendish_Baxijiao_AAA, whole genome shotgun sequence genome has a segment encoding these proteins:
- the LOC103975988 gene encoding uncharacterized protein LOC103975988 isoform X5, with protein MASKLLVEYFLLHLYFLLDGIYSVVLKKSNDKLTYGENSMVFEIVSLEKTENWHFPDPESLLLFPSGIILWKNCRSNWIPARIFDRTFHMEILKESLLRTIQDIDATFSKETLQKNLESGSTATVVLIVDGDVLAANVGDSKALLCTEGLRHHNRKGNLSRINRQRRSKNAIFPVGQNGQLELATNGGPNYFVKELTVDHHVDREDERSRIEAAGGYVVEWAGVVRVNGELAVSRAIGDMAFKNYGVVSTPEMTDWQQITRNDSYLIAASDGVFEKLTMQEVCDLLWYEKLKANVKAEYIHSVTYTLADLLVNTAFERGTMDNMAIVVIPLKSSGTFVENVFDVDETSDLSLLELQKKLANDAINTRLVPMEYYNNIASKFDRFLVETEQRRLGCFYLSENLNEDMDYVFQGPKESQKGGEHGLYQSLLDSDMSYHSGGPLERYEDQKLCWHFGIHDGDRGQCTSPDVFAKFLGLLDSIPYSDIRSDSSESFAYKIPNFRYVLKRRFDRGSYGEVWLAFHWNCSQDSDIYNSSHKNLYHFASSLHMDTSKCNMSASSKTSNRHCSTDQRDSNLFILKRIMVERGTNAYLSGLREKYFGELFSNASTSLGGSITETPTTFSVDIQSDFSDLLQKNMSDNDEVDDIFDSTNTYARNYGAMPISYEEGLKHIARYVESFESESKELWLVFSNEGMSLSKLIYTAEESKSFTNNERDEKVRNVRVLRPSSWWHWLRTTEAGQNEMKDLIWQLLLALKACHDRNVTHRDIKPENMIVCLEDVDTGRCLSKIPNGDRQNHLKMRIIDFGSAIDDFTMKHLYGSGPTRSEQTFEYTPPEALLNASWFQGPKSVTLKYDMWSVGVVMLELILGSPHVFEINDRTRALLDQHLEGWSEHTKELAYKLRSYMELCILIPGISPQHYPTGVKNGHVGVSPASWKCSEESFSLQVKSRDPLKLGFQDVWALRLVRQLLVWHPEDRLSVDEALRHPYFQPHY; from the exons ATGGCTTCCAAGCTTTtggttgaatactttcttctccaCCTCTATTTTCTTTTGGATGGGATATACTCAGTGGTTCTAAAGAAATCTAATGACAAGTTGACATATGGAGAAAACAGCATGGTTTTTGAAATTGTTAGTCTCGAGAAAACAGAGAACTGGCACTTTCCCGATCCAGAAAG TTTGTTGCTGTTTCCAAGTGGAATTATACTATGGAAAAATTGCAGGTCCAACTGGATACCAGCCAGAATATTTGACAGGACTTTTCATATGGAAATATTAAAGGAATCATTGTTGAGGACAATCCAGGATATTGATGCAACATTTTCCAAGGAAA CTTTGCAGAAAAATCTCGAGTCGGGTTCTACTGCCACTGTTGTTCTGATAGTTGATGGTGATGTTTTAGCTGCTAATGTTGGTGACTCAAAAGCTCTTTTGTGTACTGAGGGTTTGCGGCATCATAATCGGAAAG GTAATTTGTCAAGGATAAATCGACAAAGGAGAAGTAAAAATGCCATATTTCCTGTTGGTCAGAATGGACAACTGGAGTTGGCAACCAATGGTGGACCAAATTATTTTGTTAAGGAGCTCACAGTGGACCATCATGTTGACAGAGAAGATGAAAGAAGCCGAATTGAAGCTGCTGGTGGATACGTTGTTGAGTGGGCTGGTGTGGTTCGGGTCAATGGTGAGCTGGCTGTATCTCGGGCTATAGGTGATATGGCTTTTAAAAA TTATGGTGTGGTCTCTACACCCGAGATGACAGATTGGCAACAGATAACAAGAAATGACAGTTATTTGATTGCGGCATCTGATGGAGTCTTTGAAAAGCTGACCATGCAAGAAGTTTGTGATCTGTTATGGTATGAGAAACTAAAAGCTAATGTGAAGGCGGAGTATATTCACAGTGTGACATACACTTTAGCTGATCTTTTAGTGAACACTGCTTTTGAAAGGGGTACCATGGACAACATGGCAATTGTAGTCATTCCTTTGAAATCTTCTGGGACTTTTGTGGAAAATGTGTTTGATGTAGATGAAACCTCTGACTTGTCATTGTTGGAATTGCAGAAAAAGTTAG CAAATGATGCAATTAATACACGCCTTGTACCAATGGAGTACTACAACAACATCGCATCGAAGTTTGATCGGTTTTTG GTTGAAACAGAACAGAGAAGACTTGGTTGCTTTTATCTGTCGGAAAATCTGAATGAGGACATGGATTATGTTTTCCAAGGACCGAAAGAATCTCAAAAAGGTGGAGAGCATGGCTTATATCAGTCATTACTTGACTCAGATATGTCATATCACA GTGGAGGGCCTTTAGAACGTTATGAAGACCAAAAGTTATGCTGGCACTTCGGGATCCACGATGGAGACAGAGGTCAATGTACTAGTCCTGATGTGTTCGCTAAGTTTCTGGGTTTGCTAGACTCAATTCCTTACAGTGATATCAGATCCGACTCTTCAGAATCATTTGCATACAAAATACCCAATTTCAG GTATGTCTTAAAGCGGAGGTTTGATCGTGGATCATATGGCGAAGTTTGGTTGGCCTTTCATTGGAATTGTTCCCAGGATAGTGATATATACAACAGCAGCCATAAAAACTTGTATCATTTTGCTTCGAGTCTGCATATGGATACATCTAAGTGCAATATGAGTGCAAGCTCTAAAACATCCAATAGACATTGCTCTACTGATCAGAGGGACAGCAATTTGTTCATTCTGAAGCGGATAATG GTGGAGAGAGGGACCAATGCTTACCTGAGTGGCCTGCGTGAAAAGTACTTTGGAGAACTTTTTTCAAATGCTTCTACGTCTCTAGGGGGTTCAATTACAGAAACACCAACAACCTTTTCTGTAGATATACAATCTGATTTCTCTGATCTTTTGCAAAAGAACATGTCAGATAATGATGAGGTGGATGATATCTTTGATTCAACAAATACTTACGCTAGGAATTATGGAGCAATGCCGATAAGCTATGAAGAAGGTTTAAAACATATAGCTAGATATGTAGAATCATTTGAGTCAGAATCAAAAGAATTATGGCTTGTTTTTAGTAATGAAGGAATGTCTCTATCAAAGCTGATATATACAGCAGAAGAATCAAAATCATTCACCAATAATGAAAGGGATGAAAAAGTGAGGAATGTTAGAGTACTACGTCCTTCTTCCTGGTGGCACTGGTTAAGGACGACAGAAGCAGGACAAAACGAAATGAAAGACCTCATATGGCAGCTG TTACTGGCTCTCAAAGCTTGTCATGATCGCAATGTCACCCATAGAGACATTAAACCTG AAAACATGATTGTATGCTTGGAAGACGTGGACACAGGAAGATGCTTAAGCAAAATTCCCAATGGGGATAGACAAAATCATCTAAAAAT GCGGATTATTGATTTTGGCAGTGCAATTGATGATTTCACCATGAAGCATCTTTATGGATCTGGGCCAACTAG ATCTGAACAGACCTTTGAGTACACTCCACCAGAAGCTTTACTTAATGCGAGCTGGTTTCAGGGGCCAAAAAGCGTAACACTGAA GTATGACATGTGGAGTGTGGGAGTTGTGATGCTAGAGTTAATTTTAGGATCCCCTCATGTTTTTGAGATAAATGATCGTACCCGTGCTCTGTTGGACCAGCATCTTGAAGGTTGGAGTGAGCATACCAAGGAGCTTGCATATAA ATTGAGATCGTACATGGAGTTGTGCATTTTAATACCTGGAATTTCTCCACAACATTATCCAACTGGTGTTAAAAATGGCCAT
- the LOC103975988 gene encoding uncharacterized protein LOC103975988 isoform X4 codes for MYVHRFLFYGFIFLRSISLSFGESLTCLAVYREGGAPAVFQSPECPRWTLLADDDRRRPPPNCQAALHQGRRRSQEDRIVCALGMRIPFIGRTGIKELDVGLVAVFDGHNGAEASDMASKLLVEYFLLHLYFLLDGIYSVVLKKSNDKLTYGENSMVFEIVSLEKTENWHFPDPESLLLFPSGIILWKNCRSNWIPARIFDRTFHMEILKESLLRTIQDIDATFSKETLQKNLESGSTATVVLIVDGDVLAANVGDSKALLCTEGLRHHNRKGNLSRINRQRRSKNAIFPVGQNGQLELATNGGPNYFVKELTVDHHVDREDERSRIEAAGGYVVEWAGVVRVNGELAVSRAIGDMAFKNYGVVSTPEMTDWQQITRNDSYLIAASDGVFEKLTMQEVCDLLWYEKLKANVKAEYIHSVTYTLADLLVNTAFERGTMDNMAIVVIPLKSSGTFVENVFDVDETSDLSLLELQKKLANDAINTRLVPMEYYNNIASKFDRFLVETEQRRLGCFYLSENLNEDMDYVFQGPKESQKGGEHGLYQSLLDSDMSYHSGGPLERYEDQKLCWHFGIHDGDRGQCTSPDVFAKFLGLLDSIPYSDIRSDSSESFAYKIPNFRYVLKRRFDRGSYGEVWLAFHWNCSQDSDIYNSSHKNLYHFASSLHMDTSKCNMSASSKTSNRHCSTDQRDSNLFILKRIMVERGTNAYLSGLREKYFGELFSNASTSLGGSITETPTTFSVDIQSDFSDLLQKNMSDNDEVDDIFDSTNTYARNYGAMPISYEEGLKHIARYVESFESESKELWLVFSNEGMSLSKLIYTAEESKSFTNNERDEKVRNVRVLRPSSWWHWLRTTEAGQNEMKDLIWQLLLALKACHDRNVTHRDIKPENMIVCLEDVDTGRCLSKIPNGDRQNHLKMRIIDFGSAIDDFTMKHLYGSGPTRSEQTFEYTPPEALLNASWFQGPKSVTLKYDMWSVGVVMLELILGSPHVFEINDRTRALLDQHLEGWSEHTKELAYKLRSYMELCILIPGISPQHYPTGVKNGHLSRCLGIAISTPVVSMAS; via the exons ATGTACGTTCATCGCTTCCTATTCTACGGATTCATCTTCCTCCGCTCGATTTCGCTGTCCTTCGGTGAATCCCTCACATGCCTCGCCGTCTATAGGGAGGGCGGCGCCCCCGCCGTCTTCCAATCGCCCGAGTGCCCGCGGTGGACCCTCCTCGCCGATGATGACCGCCGCCGCCCGCCGCCGAATTGCCAGGCGGCGTTGCACCAGGGGCGGCGGCGGTCCCAGGAGGACCGCATCGTCTGCGCCCTTGGCATGAGGATCCCCTTCATTG GTAGAACAGGAATCAAGGAGCTTGATGTTGGACTAGTAGCTGTTTTTGATGGACACAATGGGGCTGAGGCTAGTGATATGGCTTCCAAGCTTTtggttgaatactttcttctccaCCTCTATTTTCTTTTGGATGGGATATACTCAGTGGTTCTAAAGAAATCTAATGACAAGTTGACATATGGAGAAAACAGCATGGTTTTTGAAATTGTTAGTCTCGAGAAAACAGAGAACTGGCACTTTCCCGATCCAGAAAG TTTGTTGCTGTTTCCAAGTGGAATTATACTATGGAAAAATTGCAGGTCCAACTGGATACCAGCCAGAATATTTGACAGGACTTTTCATATGGAAATATTAAAGGAATCATTGTTGAGGACAATCCAGGATATTGATGCAACATTTTCCAAGGAAA CTTTGCAGAAAAATCTCGAGTCGGGTTCTACTGCCACTGTTGTTCTGATAGTTGATGGTGATGTTTTAGCTGCTAATGTTGGTGACTCAAAAGCTCTTTTGTGTACTGAGGGTTTGCGGCATCATAATCGGAAAG GTAATTTGTCAAGGATAAATCGACAAAGGAGAAGTAAAAATGCCATATTTCCTGTTGGTCAGAATGGACAACTGGAGTTGGCAACCAATGGTGGACCAAATTATTTTGTTAAGGAGCTCACAGTGGACCATCATGTTGACAGAGAAGATGAAAGAAGCCGAATTGAAGCTGCTGGTGGATACGTTGTTGAGTGGGCTGGTGTGGTTCGGGTCAATGGTGAGCTGGCTGTATCTCGGGCTATAGGTGATATGGCTTTTAAAAA TTATGGTGTGGTCTCTACACCCGAGATGACAGATTGGCAACAGATAACAAGAAATGACAGTTATTTGATTGCGGCATCTGATGGAGTCTTTGAAAAGCTGACCATGCAAGAAGTTTGTGATCTGTTATGGTATGAGAAACTAAAAGCTAATGTGAAGGCGGAGTATATTCACAGTGTGACATACACTTTAGCTGATCTTTTAGTGAACACTGCTTTTGAAAGGGGTACCATGGACAACATGGCAATTGTAGTCATTCCTTTGAAATCTTCTGGGACTTTTGTGGAAAATGTGTTTGATGTAGATGAAACCTCTGACTTGTCATTGTTGGAATTGCAGAAAAAGTTAG CAAATGATGCAATTAATACACGCCTTGTACCAATGGAGTACTACAACAACATCGCATCGAAGTTTGATCGGTTTTTG GTTGAAACAGAACAGAGAAGACTTGGTTGCTTTTATCTGTCGGAAAATCTGAATGAGGACATGGATTATGTTTTCCAAGGACCGAAAGAATCTCAAAAAGGTGGAGAGCATGGCTTATATCAGTCATTACTTGACTCAGATATGTCATATCACA GTGGAGGGCCTTTAGAACGTTATGAAGACCAAAAGTTATGCTGGCACTTCGGGATCCACGATGGAGACAGAGGTCAATGTACTAGTCCTGATGTGTTCGCTAAGTTTCTGGGTTTGCTAGACTCAATTCCTTACAGTGATATCAGATCCGACTCTTCAGAATCATTTGCATACAAAATACCCAATTTCAG GTATGTCTTAAAGCGGAGGTTTGATCGTGGATCATATGGCGAAGTTTGGTTGGCCTTTCATTGGAATTGTTCCCAGGATAGTGATATATACAACAGCAGCCATAAAAACTTGTATCATTTTGCTTCGAGTCTGCATATGGATACATCTAAGTGCAATATGAGTGCAAGCTCTAAAACATCCAATAGACATTGCTCTACTGATCAGAGGGACAGCAATTTGTTCATTCTGAAGCGGATAATG GTGGAGAGAGGGACCAATGCTTACCTGAGTGGCCTGCGTGAAAAGTACTTTGGAGAACTTTTTTCAAATGCTTCTACGTCTCTAGGGGGTTCAATTACAGAAACACCAACAACCTTTTCTGTAGATATACAATCTGATTTCTCTGATCTTTTGCAAAAGAACATGTCAGATAATGATGAGGTGGATGATATCTTTGATTCAACAAATACTTACGCTAGGAATTATGGAGCAATGCCGATAAGCTATGAAGAAGGTTTAAAACATATAGCTAGATATGTAGAATCATTTGAGTCAGAATCAAAAGAATTATGGCTTGTTTTTAGTAATGAAGGAATGTCTCTATCAAAGCTGATATATACAGCAGAAGAATCAAAATCATTCACCAATAATGAAAGGGATGAAAAAGTGAGGAATGTTAGAGTACTACGTCCTTCTTCCTGGTGGCACTGGTTAAGGACGACAGAAGCAGGACAAAACGAAATGAAAGACCTCATATGGCAGCTG TTACTGGCTCTCAAAGCTTGTCATGATCGCAATGTCACCCATAGAGACATTAAACCTG AAAACATGATTGTATGCTTGGAAGACGTGGACACAGGAAGATGCTTAAGCAAAATTCCCAATGGGGATAGACAAAATCATCTAAAAAT GCGGATTATTGATTTTGGCAGTGCAATTGATGATTTCACCATGAAGCATCTTTATGGATCTGGGCCAACTAG ATCTGAACAGACCTTTGAGTACACTCCACCAGAAGCTTTACTTAATGCGAGCTGGTTTCAGGGGCCAAAAAGCGTAACACTGAA GTATGACATGTGGAGTGTGGGAGTTGTGATGCTAGAGTTAATTTTAGGATCCCCTCATGTTTTTGAGATAAATGATCGTACCCGTGCTCTGTTGGACCAGCATCTTGAAGGTTGGAGTGAGCATACCAAGGAGCTTGCATATAA ATTGAGATCGTACATGGAGTTGTGCATTTTAATACCTGGAATTTCTCCACAACATTATCCAACTGGTGTTAAAAATGGCCAT
- the LOC103975988 gene encoding uncharacterized protein LOC103975988 isoform X1: MYVHRFLFYGFIFLRSISLSFGESLTCLAVYREGGAPAVFQSPECPRWTLLADDDRRRPPPNCQAALHQGRRRSQEDRIVCALGMRIPFIGRTGIKELDVGLVAVFDGHNGAEASDMASKLLVEYFLLHLYFLLDGIYSVVLKKSNDKLTYGENSMVFEIVSLEKTENWHFPDPESLLLFPSGIILWKNCRSNWIPARIFDRTFHMEILKESLLRTIQDIDATFSKETLQKNLESGSTATVVLIVDGDVLAANVGDSKALLCTEGLRHHNRKGNLSRINRQRRSKNAIFPVGQNGQLELATNGGPNYFVKELTVDHHVDREDERSRIEAAGGYVVEWAGVVRVNGELAVSRAIGDMAFKNYGVVSTPEMTDWQQITRNDSYLIAASDGVFEKLTMQEVCDLLWYEKLKANVKAEYIHSVTYTLADLLVNTAFERGTMDNMAIVVIPLKSSGTFVENVFDVDETSDLSLLELQKKLANDAINTRLVPMEYYNNIASKFDRFLVETEQRRLGCFYLSENLNEDMDYVFQGPKESQKGGEHGLYQSLLDSDMSYHSGGPLERYEDQKLCWHFGIHDGDRGQCTSPDVFAKFLGLLDSIPYSDIRSDSSESFAYKIPNFRYVLKRRFDRGSYGEVWLAFHWNCSQDSDIYNSSHKNLYHFASSLHMDTSKCNMSASSKTSNRHCSTDQRDSNLFILKRIMVERGTNAYLSGLREKYFGELFSNASTSLGGSITETPTTFSVDIQSDFSDLLQKNMSDNDEVDDIFDSTNTYARNYGAMPISYEEGLKHIARYVESFESESKELWLVFSNEGMSLSKLIYTAEESKSFTNNERDEKVRNVRVLRPSSWWHWLRTTEAGQNEMKDLIWQLLLALKACHDRNVTHRDIKPENMIVCLEDVDTGRCLSKIPNGDRQNHLKMRIIDFGSAIDDFTMKHLYGSGPTRSEQTFEYTPPEALLNASWFQGPKSVTLKYDMWSVGVVMLELILGSPHVFEINDRTRALLDQHLEGWSEHTKELAYKLRSYMELCILIPGISPQHYPTGVKNGHVGVSPASWKCSEESFSLQVKSRDPLKLGFQDVWALRLVRQLLVWHPEDRLSVDEALRHPYFQPHY; encoded by the exons ATGTACGTTCATCGCTTCCTATTCTACGGATTCATCTTCCTCCGCTCGATTTCGCTGTCCTTCGGTGAATCCCTCACATGCCTCGCCGTCTATAGGGAGGGCGGCGCCCCCGCCGTCTTCCAATCGCCCGAGTGCCCGCGGTGGACCCTCCTCGCCGATGATGACCGCCGCCGCCCGCCGCCGAATTGCCAGGCGGCGTTGCACCAGGGGCGGCGGCGGTCCCAGGAGGACCGCATCGTCTGCGCCCTTGGCATGAGGATCCCCTTCATTG GTAGAACAGGAATCAAGGAGCTTGATGTTGGACTAGTAGCTGTTTTTGATGGACACAATGGGGCTGAGGCTAGTGATATGGCTTCCAAGCTTTtggttgaatactttcttctccaCCTCTATTTTCTTTTGGATGGGATATACTCAGTGGTTCTAAAGAAATCTAATGACAAGTTGACATATGGAGAAAACAGCATGGTTTTTGAAATTGTTAGTCTCGAGAAAACAGAGAACTGGCACTTTCCCGATCCAGAAAG TTTGTTGCTGTTTCCAAGTGGAATTATACTATGGAAAAATTGCAGGTCCAACTGGATACCAGCCAGAATATTTGACAGGACTTTTCATATGGAAATATTAAAGGAATCATTGTTGAGGACAATCCAGGATATTGATGCAACATTTTCCAAGGAAA CTTTGCAGAAAAATCTCGAGTCGGGTTCTACTGCCACTGTTGTTCTGATAGTTGATGGTGATGTTTTAGCTGCTAATGTTGGTGACTCAAAAGCTCTTTTGTGTACTGAGGGTTTGCGGCATCATAATCGGAAAG GTAATTTGTCAAGGATAAATCGACAAAGGAGAAGTAAAAATGCCATATTTCCTGTTGGTCAGAATGGACAACTGGAGTTGGCAACCAATGGTGGACCAAATTATTTTGTTAAGGAGCTCACAGTGGACCATCATGTTGACAGAGAAGATGAAAGAAGCCGAATTGAAGCTGCTGGTGGATACGTTGTTGAGTGGGCTGGTGTGGTTCGGGTCAATGGTGAGCTGGCTGTATCTCGGGCTATAGGTGATATGGCTTTTAAAAA TTATGGTGTGGTCTCTACACCCGAGATGACAGATTGGCAACAGATAACAAGAAATGACAGTTATTTGATTGCGGCATCTGATGGAGTCTTTGAAAAGCTGACCATGCAAGAAGTTTGTGATCTGTTATGGTATGAGAAACTAAAAGCTAATGTGAAGGCGGAGTATATTCACAGTGTGACATACACTTTAGCTGATCTTTTAGTGAACACTGCTTTTGAAAGGGGTACCATGGACAACATGGCAATTGTAGTCATTCCTTTGAAATCTTCTGGGACTTTTGTGGAAAATGTGTTTGATGTAGATGAAACCTCTGACTTGTCATTGTTGGAATTGCAGAAAAAGTTAG CAAATGATGCAATTAATACACGCCTTGTACCAATGGAGTACTACAACAACATCGCATCGAAGTTTGATCGGTTTTTG GTTGAAACAGAACAGAGAAGACTTGGTTGCTTTTATCTGTCGGAAAATCTGAATGAGGACATGGATTATGTTTTCCAAGGACCGAAAGAATCTCAAAAAGGTGGAGAGCATGGCTTATATCAGTCATTACTTGACTCAGATATGTCATATCACA GTGGAGGGCCTTTAGAACGTTATGAAGACCAAAAGTTATGCTGGCACTTCGGGATCCACGATGGAGACAGAGGTCAATGTACTAGTCCTGATGTGTTCGCTAAGTTTCTGGGTTTGCTAGACTCAATTCCTTACAGTGATATCAGATCCGACTCTTCAGAATCATTTGCATACAAAATACCCAATTTCAG GTATGTCTTAAAGCGGAGGTTTGATCGTGGATCATATGGCGAAGTTTGGTTGGCCTTTCATTGGAATTGTTCCCAGGATAGTGATATATACAACAGCAGCCATAAAAACTTGTATCATTTTGCTTCGAGTCTGCATATGGATACATCTAAGTGCAATATGAGTGCAAGCTCTAAAACATCCAATAGACATTGCTCTACTGATCAGAGGGACAGCAATTTGTTCATTCTGAAGCGGATAATG GTGGAGAGAGGGACCAATGCTTACCTGAGTGGCCTGCGTGAAAAGTACTTTGGAGAACTTTTTTCAAATGCTTCTACGTCTCTAGGGGGTTCAATTACAGAAACACCAACAACCTTTTCTGTAGATATACAATCTGATTTCTCTGATCTTTTGCAAAAGAACATGTCAGATAATGATGAGGTGGATGATATCTTTGATTCAACAAATACTTACGCTAGGAATTATGGAGCAATGCCGATAAGCTATGAAGAAGGTTTAAAACATATAGCTAGATATGTAGAATCATTTGAGTCAGAATCAAAAGAATTATGGCTTGTTTTTAGTAATGAAGGAATGTCTCTATCAAAGCTGATATATACAGCAGAAGAATCAAAATCATTCACCAATAATGAAAGGGATGAAAAAGTGAGGAATGTTAGAGTACTACGTCCTTCTTCCTGGTGGCACTGGTTAAGGACGACAGAAGCAGGACAAAACGAAATGAAAGACCTCATATGGCAGCTG TTACTGGCTCTCAAAGCTTGTCATGATCGCAATGTCACCCATAGAGACATTAAACCTG AAAACATGATTGTATGCTTGGAAGACGTGGACACAGGAAGATGCTTAAGCAAAATTCCCAATGGGGATAGACAAAATCATCTAAAAAT GCGGATTATTGATTTTGGCAGTGCAATTGATGATTTCACCATGAAGCATCTTTATGGATCTGGGCCAACTAG ATCTGAACAGACCTTTGAGTACACTCCACCAGAAGCTTTACTTAATGCGAGCTGGTTTCAGGGGCCAAAAAGCGTAACACTGAA GTATGACATGTGGAGTGTGGGAGTTGTGATGCTAGAGTTAATTTTAGGATCCCCTCATGTTTTTGAGATAAATGATCGTACCCGTGCTCTGTTGGACCAGCATCTTGAAGGTTGGAGTGAGCATACCAAGGAGCTTGCATATAA ATTGAGATCGTACATGGAGTTGTGCATTTTAATACCTGGAATTTCTCCACAACATTATCCAACTGGTGTTAAAAATGGCCAT